In the Quercus lobata isolate SW786 chromosome 5, ValleyOak3.0 Primary Assembly, whole genome shotgun sequence genome, one interval contains:
- the LOC115989653 gene encoding C2 and GRAM domain-containing protein At1g03370: protein MRLQVRVIEARNIPAMDPNGLSDPYVKIQLGRQKFKTKVVKKSLNPQWGEEFGFRVDDLNEELVFYVLDEDRYFNDDFVGQLRVPVSKVFDSEDKSIGPCWYSLQPKNKKSKNKDCGEILLTIYFSQNNSSVNLNCNGESPSRTFNSSSNSPSLRLEEIAFSKEDKSFVQKSFAGRLALIFNKHSDTASSSSTYSDGSEPPETAGSEIYENKYEDQSSSDTFEKVMNTMETRDQGSETPSNLPGGVVLDQLYQIAPPDLNSLLFSLDSSFPKSVAEVQGTTELQQGCWKFENNGENLKRVVTYIKAPSKLIKAVKATEEQTYLKADGKVFAVLAIVSTPDVMYGSTFKVEVLYCITPGPELPSGEHSSRLVVSWRVNFLQGTMMKGMIENGARQGIKESFEQYAIVLSQNVKLVDSKELGSNKEQVLASLQVEPQSDWKLAVQYFLNFNVFFTIIMGLYVLVHIWLATPSTLQGLEFVGLDLPDSIGEFIVCGVLVLQGERLLGLISRFMQARAQKGSDHGVKAQGDGWLLTVALIEGSSLAAVDPSGSSDPYVVFTCNGKTRASSIKFQKSNPQWNEIFEFDAMDEPPSVLDMEVYDFDGPFDEATSLGHAEVNFLRNNISDLADIWVPLQGKLAQACQSKIHLRIFLNNTKGGNVVKEYLSKMEKEVGKKINERSPQTNSAFQKLFGLPPEEFLINDFTCHLKRKMPLQGRLFLSARIIGFHTNLFGHKTKFFFLWEDIEVIQVVPPTLSSMGSPIVVMTLRPGRGMDAKHGAKTQDAEGRLKFHFQSFVSFNVAHRTIMALWKARSLSPEQKVQIVEEESEPKILQTDESGSFLGLDDVSMSEVYSCILPVPTSFFMEALSGGELEARVMEKSGCLDYSNTPWESEKSDVYERQIQYRFDKCISRYRGEVTSSQQKFPLPDKNGWLVEEVMTLHGIPLGDNFNLHLRYQLEELPSKSKECNVQVFLGIEWLKSSKHQKRITKNIQKNLQDRLKGMFSVIEKEFAAK, encoded by the exons ATGAGGCTACAGGTACGAGTAATTGAGGCTCGGAATATACCAGCAATGGATCCGAACGGTTTGAGTGATCCGTACGTGAAGATACAACTTGGGAGGCAGAAGTTTAAGACCAAAGTGGTGAAGAAGAGTTTGAATCCTCAATGGGGTGAGGAATTCGGGTTCCGGGTTGATGACTTGAATGAGGAGCtagtgttttatgttttggatgAGGACAGGTACTTCAACGATGACTTTGTTGGCCAACTCAGGGTACCTGTTTCCAAGGTCTTTGATTCAGAGGACAAGTCAATTGGTCCCTGTTGGTACTCTCTGCAACCCAAGAACAAGAAGTCCAAGAACAAGGATTGTG gTGAAATTCTTctaacaatatatttttctcaaaacaatTCATCCGTAAACTTGAATTGTAATGGTGAATCACCTTCAAGGACATTCAATAGCTCATCAAACTCACCTTCACTAAGACTAGAAGAAATTGCTTTCTCTAAGGAAGACAAGTCTTTTGTACAGAAGTCCTTTGCTGGCCGACTTGCTCTGATTTTCAATAAACATTCAGATACAGCTTCATCTTCATCCACCTACAGTGACGGGTCAGAGCCACCTGAAACTGCGGGATCCGAGATTTATGAGAACAAGTATGAGGATCAGTCTTCATCTGATACTTTTGAAAAAGTGATGAACACAATGGAGACAAGGGATCAAGGAAGTGAAACCCCAAGCAATTTACCAGGAGGAGTGGTTTTAGACCAATTGTATCAGATAGCACCACCTGACCTGAACTCTTTACTCTTTTCACTTGATTCAAGTTTTCCGAAATCAGTGGCAGAAGTGCAAGGAACTACAGAACTGCAACAAGGATGTtggaaatttgaaaataatggTGAGAATTTGAAAAGAGTGGTCACATACATTAAGGCTCCAAGTAAATTAATCAAAGCTGTGAAAGCCACTGAGGAGCAAACGTATCTGAAAGCTGATGGGAAGGTTTTTGCAGTTTTGGCAATCGTGAGCACTCCTGATGTCATGTATGGGAGCACCTTTAAGGTGGAAGTGCTCTACTGCATTACACCTGGGCCTGAGCTACCATCAGGAGAACACTCCTCCCGTTTGGTAGTATCCTGGAGAGTAAATTTTCTTCAAGGCACCATGATGAAAGGAATGATAGAAAATGGAGCTCGACAAGGTATAAAGGAAAGCTTTGAGCAGTATGCAATTGTATTATCTCAGAATGTTAAGCTAGTTGACTCTAAGGAACTTGGTTCGAATAAGGAACAGGTCTTGGCATCACTGCAGGTGGAGCCCCAGTCAGATTGGAAGCTGGCTGTAcagtattttttaaattttaatgtgtttttCACTATTATTATGGGATTGTATGTGCTTGTTCACATCTGGCTGGCTACACCCAGCACACTTCAAGGGCTTGAGTTTGTCGGGCTTGACTTGCCAGATTCAATTGGTGAATTCATAGTCTGTGGTGTCCTGGTTCTTCAAGGTGAACGGCTACTGGGGTTGATTTCGCGCTTCATGCAGGCCAGAGCGCAAAAAG GCAGTGATCATGGAGTCAAAGCACAAGGAGATGGCTGGTTATTAACTGTTGCCTTGATTGAAGGAAGTAGTTTAGCAGCTGTTGATCCAAGTGGGTCCTCTGATCCATATGTGGTGTTTACTTGTAATGGGAAAACTAGAGCCAGCTCAATCAAATTCCAGAAGTCTAATCCTCAATGGAATG aaatttttgaatttgatgcAATGGATGAGCCTCCTTCTGTGCTGGACATGGAAGTTTATGATTTTGATGGACCTTTTGATGAAGCTACGTCTTTGGGACATGCTGAAGTCAATTTTCTGAGAAATAATATATCAGATCTAGCTGATATTTGGGTTCCTCTTCAAGGAAAGTTAGCTCAGGCTTGCCAATCTAAGATTCACTTAAGAATTTTCTTGAACAATACAAAAGGTGGCAATGTTGTTAAAGAATATTTAAGTAAGATGGAGAAAGAGGTGGGGAAGAAG ATAAATGAGCGGTCTCCTCAAACAAATTCTGCCTTCCAAAAACTCTTTGGGCTTCCACCAGAGGAGTTTCTCATCAACGACTTTACCTGCCACCTGAAACGAAAAATGCCCCTGCAG GGTCGCCTGTTCCTTTCAGCAAGAATAATTGGGTTTCATACAAATCTGTTTGGGCATAAGAcaaaattctttttcctttgggAGGATATAGAAGTTATCCAGGTTGTTCCACCTACTCTATCATCAATGGGCAGTCCAATTGTTGTAATGACTCTTCGGCCTGGCCGAGGTATGGATGCCAAGCATGGTGCAAAGACACAAGATGCAGAAGGCAGGCTGAAGTTCCATTTCCAGTCCTTTGTGTCCTTTAATGTAGCACATAG GACAATTATGGCTCTATGGAAGGCTAGATCCTTGAGTCCTGAGCAGAAGGTACAAATAGTTGAAGAAGAATCTGAACCCAAAATCCTCCAAACTGATGAGAGTGGGTCCTTCTTGGGCCTTGATGATGTCAGCATGTCTGAGGTTTATTCATGTATACTCCCTGTTCCT ACAAGTTTTTTCATGGAGGCATTAAGTGGGGGTGAATTGGAGGCTAGAGTTATGGAGAAATCTGGTTGTCTTGACTATTCTAACACCCCATGGGAATCGGAAAAGAGTGATGTCTATGAGAGACAAATACAATACAGATTTGATAAATGTATTTCCCGTTATAGAGGAGAGGTGACAAGTTCTCAGCAAAAGTTCCCCCTACCTGATAAAAATGGATGGCTTGTTGAGGAGGTCATGACGCTCCATGGAATTCCACTAGGCGACAATTTCAAT CTTCACCTTAGATACCAATTGGAGGAATTACCCTCAAAATCAAAGGAATGTAATGTACAGGTGTTCTTGGGAATTGAATGGCTGAAAAGTTCTAAGCATCAGAAAAGGATTACAAAGAACATCCAAAAAAACCTGCAAGATCGCCTGAAAGGGATGTTCTCTGTAATTGAGAAGGAATTTGCGGCAAAATAG
- the LOC115992338 gene encoding farnesyl pyrophosphate synthase 1 isoform X2, with product MMLDYNVPGGKLNRGLSVIDSYKLLKEGKELTEEEIFLASSLGWCIEWLQAYFLVLDDIMDNSHTRRGQPCWFRVPKVGLIAANDGIILRNHIPRILRKHFRNKPYYVDLLDLFNEVEFQTASGQLIDLITTIEGEKDLSKYTLSLHRRIVQYKTAYYSFYLSVACALLMSGEQLDNHIDVKNILVDMGIYFQVQDDYLDCFGDPETIGKIGTDIEDFKCSWLVVKALELCNEEQKKALHENYGKPDPANVAKVKALYKELDLQGVFAEYESKSYEKLVTSIEAHPSKAVQAVLKSFLGKIYKRQK from the exons ATG ATGCTGGACTACAATGTGCCTGGAG GAAAGTTGAACCGGGGGTTGTCTGTTATTGACAGCTACAAATTGTTGAAAGAAGGAAAGGAACTAACTGAAGAGGAAATTTTTCTTGCTAGCTCTCTTGGTTGGTGTATCGAATGG CTTCAGGCCTATTTTCTTGTTCTTGATGACATCATGGATAACTCTCACACACGGCGTGGTCAACCTTGCTGGTTCAGAGTGCCTAAG GTTGGTTTGATTGCAGCAAATGATGGGATTATACTCCGAAATCATATCCCGAGGATCCTGAGGAAACACTTCAGGAATAAGCCATACTATGTAGATCTGCTTGATCTGTTTAACGAG GTGGAGTTTCAGACTGCTTCAGGACAACTGATAGATTTGATTACTACAATTGAAGGAGAGAAagatctatccaaatacacGTTGTCACT TCACCGCCGCATTGTTCAATACAAAACTGCCTATTACTCATTTTACCTTTCG GTTGCATGTGCATTGCTTATGTCGGGTGAGCAACTGGACAACCATATTGATGTGAAGAACATTCTCGTGGACATGGGGATTTACTTTCAAGTACAG gaTGATTATTTGGATTGCTTTGGTGATCCTGAAACAATTGGCAAG ATAGGAACAGACATTGAAGATTTTAAGTGCTCTTGGTTGGTGGTAAAAGCACTGGAACTTTGCAATGAGGAACAAAAGAAAGCGTTACAT GAGAATTATGGTAAACCAGACCCAGCAAATGTTGCAAAAGTAAAGGCCCTCTATAAGGAGCTTGATCTTCAG GGTGTATTTGCGGAATATGAGAGCAAGAGCTATGAGAAGCTGGTTACCTCTATTGAAGCTCATCCAAGCAAAGCAGTGCAAGCAGTGTTGAAATCATTCTTGGGTAAAATCTACAAGAGGCAAAAATAG
- the LOC115992338 gene encoding farnesyl pyrophosphate synthase 1 isoform X1 has translation MADLKSTFLKVYSVLKSELLEDPAFEWTDDSRQWVERMLDYNVPGGKLNRGLSVIDSYKLLKEGKELTEEEIFLASSLGWCIEWLQAYFLVLDDIMDNSHTRRGQPCWFRVPKVGLIAANDGIILRNHIPRILRKHFRNKPYYVDLLDLFNEVEFQTASGQLIDLITTIEGEKDLSKYTLSLHRRIVQYKTAYYSFYLSVACALLMSGEQLDNHIDVKNILVDMGIYFQVQDDYLDCFGDPETIGKIGTDIEDFKCSWLVVKALELCNEEQKKALHENYGKPDPANVAKVKALYKELDLQGVFAEYESKSYEKLVTSIEAHPSKAVQAVLKSFLGKIYKRQK, from the exons ATGGCGGATCTGAAGTCAACATTTCTGAAGGTATACTCGGTTCTGAAATCAGAGCTCCTTGAAGACCCTGCTTTTGAGTGGACAGATGATTCTCGTCAATGGGTCGAGCGG ATGCTGGACTACAATGTGCCTGGAG GAAAGTTGAACCGGGGGTTGTCTGTTATTGACAGCTACAAATTGTTGAAAGAAGGAAAGGAACTAACTGAAGAGGAAATTTTTCTTGCTAGCTCTCTTGGTTGGTGTATCGAATGG CTTCAGGCCTATTTTCTTGTTCTTGATGACATCATGGATAACTCTCACACACGGCGTGGTCAACCTTGCTGGTTCAGAGTGCCTAAG GTTGGTTTGATTGCAGCAAATGATGGGATTATACTCCGAAATCATATCCCGAGGATCCTGAGGAAACACTTCAGGAATAAGCCATACTATGTAGATCTGCTTGATCTGTTTAACGAG GTGGAGTTTCAGACTGCTTCAGGACAACTGATAGATTTGATTACTACAATTGAAGGAGAGAAagatctatccaaatacacGTTGTCACT TCACCGCCGCATTGTTCAATACAAAACTGCCTATTACTCATTTTACCTTTCG GTTGCATGTGCATTGCTTATGTCGGGTGAGCAACTGGACAACCATATTGATGTGAAGAACATTCTCGTGGACATGGGGATTTACTTTCAAGTACAG gaTGATTATTTGGATTGCTTTGGTGATCCTGAAACAATTGGCAAG ATAGGAACAGACATTGAAGATTTTAAGTGCTCTTGGTTGGTGGTAAAAGCACTGGAACTTTGCAATGAGGAACAAAAGAAAGCGTTACAT GAGAATTATGGTAAACCAGACCCAGCAAATGTTGCAAAAGTAAAGGCCCTCTATAAGGAGCTTGATCTTCAG GGTGTATTTGCGGAATATGAGAGCAAGAGCTATGAGAAGCTGGTTACCTCTATTGAAGCTCATCCAAGCAAAGCAGTGCAAGCAGTGTTGAAATCATTCTTGGGTAAAATCTACAAGAGGCAAAAATAG